The following are encoded in a window of Flavobacterium cupriresistens genomic DNA:
- a CDS encoding mechanosensitive ion channel family protein — protein sequence MKKRLVCFLVLFIALSSSVSFAQKKEPQEPAKAIDSVKLKGYPVSPFKDTLFYIYNRVGSFSAEDRANTITGKIKKIYEDSFFDTDSIQVVPSDITQDIVYKGDFVIMSVLDIDAQSEKQSAAYLAKRNLNLIKKAIIGQNENHSQLPKRLGYTVLLILIVGFILFFVGKIFNRVKLYILKNSDKHFKGFVYNNITMLSPQRQQFVVMRLYGFVKIIALILIVYFSLPLLFSIFPATEDYTTTLLRWVLSPAKLAFLGFVGFLPSLFAIIVIIVIFKYALKIIKFFFDEIKKENIKIDGFYSDWAMPTFNIIRFLMMAFMLVIIFPYLPGSDSPIFKGVSVFVGVLFSLGSSNAIANMVAGLVITYMRPFKIGDFIKIGDVSGEVIEKTALVTRVRTPKFEDITIPNATVLSSTSTNFSANTKNASNGLLIHTTVTIGYDVPWKDIHKALIEAALKTDMIEQTPTPFVLQTSLDDFYVSYQVNVYTKEPTKQPRIYSSLHQNIQDSFNAAGIEIMSPHYKALRDGNTTTIPENYLKTDYEAPTFNVKNKS from the coding sequence ATGAAAAAAAGATTAGTTTGTTTTTTAGTGCTCTTTATTGCACTGTCTTCTTCTGTCAGTTTTGCTCAGAAAAAAGAGCCGCAAGAGCCAGCAAAAGCTATAGATTCAGTTAAGTTAAAAGGTTATCCTGTAAGTCCTTTTAAAGATACACTTTTTTACATTTACAACAGAGTAGGCTCGTTTTCTGCAGAAGACAGAGCAAACACCATTACAGGAAAGATAAAAAAAATATACGAAGATTCTTTTTTCGATACAGACTCGATTCAGGTCGTGCCGTCGGATATTACTCAGGACATCGTCTATAAAGGTGATTTTGTCATTATGTCTGTTTTGGACATTGATGCCCAGTCCGAAAAACAGTCCGCAGCTTATCTTGCAAAACGGAATCTAAACTTAATTAAGAAAGCAATTATTGGCCAGAACGAAAATCATTCCCAGCTTCCAAAAAGATTGGGTTATACGGTTCTGCTTATTCTGATTGTTGGTTTTATACTGTTTTTTGTCGGCAAGATTTTTAATAGAGTTAAACTTTACATTTTAAAGAACAGCGACAAACACTTTAAAGGGTTTGTTTATAATAATATCACGATGCTTTCGCCGCAAAGACAGCAATTTGTCGTGATGCGTTTATACGGATTCGTCAAGATTATTGCGCTGATTCTGATCGTTTATTTCTCTTTGCCTTTATTGTTTAGTATTTTTCCGGCTACAGAAGATTACACCACAACATTGCTTCGCTGGGTGCTTTCTCCGGCAAAACTTGCTTTTTTAGGATTTGTTGGTTTTCTGCCAAGTTTATTTGCTATTATAGTGATCATTGTAATATTCAAATACGCGCTGAAAATTATCAAATTCTTTTTTGACGAAATAAAAAAAGAGAACATAAAAATCGATGGTTTTTACAGCGATTGGGCAATGCCAACCTTTAATATTATTCGGTTTTTAATGATGGCCTTTATGCTGGTTATTATTTTCCCGTATCTGCCGGGTTCTGATTCTCCGATTTTCAAAGGAGTTTCCGTATTTGTGGGGGTTTTGTTTTCATTGGGCTCTTCAAACGCCATTGCCAATATGGTGGCGGGATTAGTTATTACTTATATGCGTCCTTTTAAGATTGGTGATTTTATTAAGATTGGTGATGTAAGCGGGGAAGTGATCGAAAAAACAGCTTTAGTAACCCGTGTAAGAACTCCGAAGTTTGAAGACATTACGATTCCAAATGCGACTGTATTATCGAGTACATCGACGAACTTCTCGGCGAATACAAAAAATGCCTCAAATGGCTTGTTAATCCACACTACGGTGACAATTGGATACGATGTTCCGTGGAAAGATATTCATAAAGCTTTGATTGAAGCAGCACTAAAAACAGACATGATAGAACAAACTCCGACTCCTTTTGTATTGCAAACGAGTCTGGATGATTTTTACGTTTCCTATCAGGTAAATGTTTATACTAAAGAACCTACAAAACAACCGAGGATTTATTCGTCGTTGCATCAAAATATTCAGGACTCTTTTAATGCTGCCGGTATCGAGATCATGTCTCCACACTATAAAGCGTTAAGGGACGGAAACACAACAACAATTCCTGAAAATTATTTAAAAACAGACTATGAAGCACCAACCTTTAATGTAAAGAACAAGAGTTAA
- a CDS encoding triple tyrosine motif-containing protein, with amino-acid sequence MKSKLHLLFVLVSFTVFSQELPPIVKYPPIVYGAGNQSWMISQNEQNYLYFANNEGLLEFNGTNWKLYPTPNETIMRSVKVIDNKIYTGCYMNFGYWTRQPNGKLTYTSLSDTIKSKILDDEQFWNILKYDQWILFQSLNRIYIYDTKTKNFKIISPEKGVIKSFSNKNSIYYQTANEGLFEIEAGKGKLISDHPVFKKYTIVNVFTLDDGLLVQTQLDGFYKLSGTALTPFKTAVDADLKSSFVYSSQRLQDGGYALGTVSNGIYILSKEGQLRYHISQSKGLSNNTALSLFEDKDQNVWVGLDNGINCINLQTPVHNFTDDTGVLGTVYASITYNGMLYVGTNQGLFCKKYQSNGDFQFISGTKGQVWSLFVYDNTLFCGHDSGTFIVANTSARTIFSGSGTWKFESVPNAKNQLIQGNYYGISVLEKVGDQWQFRNKIQGFDYSSRYFEITNNLEVYVSHEYKGIFRFKLDKSLLKAKEFYAYSAPKKGKNASLIKFNNSIYYAYKGGIFKLNPTTKQFEKEKVLSSIFEKDEYTSGKLIVDNSNRIWLFSKNYIHYFSASKLSNQLKQNIIPIPSSLTNSMLGFENITQISKSTYLIGTTDGYYMLDIDDLSFKNYTVLISEISINKQNQTLKDVVLNEEGRFKSNENNITLNYTVPEYNKYINTEYQYLLEGFQNDWSEWSTKSSVNFKNLAPGKYTFKLKAKYANTILQNTAVYTFVVLKPWYLTYLAYFIYFLLILILAYFVNKTYRNFYRKQEEKLIEENNLLLEIKELENEQQLMKLRNEQLSQDVDTKNRELAVSTMSLNSKNELLAFIKEDLKKTAQDDTKNIKSVIRTINDNITEEDSWKVFKEAFDSADKDFLKRIKLLHPLLTPNDLRLCAYLRLNLSSKEIAPLFNISVRSVEIKRYRLRKKMDLQHENGLVEYILAV; translated from the coding sequence TTGAAATCAAAATTACATCTGCTATTTGTTTTGGTCAGCTTTACGGTGTTTTCGCAAGAGCTGCCGCCAATTGTAAAATATCCGCCCATCGTTTATGGTGCCGGAAATCAAAGTTGGATGATCTCTCAGAACGAGCAAAATTACCTGTATTTTGCCAACAACGAGGGCCTTCTGGAGTTTAATGGTACCAATTGGAAATTATATCCGACGCCAAACGAAACCATAATGCGTTCTGTAAAAGTAATCGACAATAAGATCTACACAGGTTGTTATATGAATTTTGGCTATTGGACAAGACAGCCAAACGGAAAATTGACGTATACTTCGTTAAGTGATACCATTAAATCAAAAATTCTGGACGACGAACAGTTTTGGAACATTCTAAAATACGATCAATGGATTTTGTTTCAGTCTTTAAACAGAATTTATATTTACGATACAAAAACAAAAAACTTCAAAATCATTTCGCCTGAGAAAGGGGTTATAAAATCGTTCAGTAACAAAAATTCGATTTATTATCAAACCGCAAACGAAGGTCTTTTTGAAATTGAAGCCGGAAAAGGAAAACTAATTTCAGATCATCCCGTTTTTAAAAAATATACTATTGTTAATGTTTTTACACTTGATGATGGTTTATTAGTTCAAACCCAATTAGACGGATTTTATAAGCTAAGCGGAACTGCATTAACACCATTTAAAACCGCTGTAGATGCAGATTTGAAATCAAGTTTTGTGTACAGCAGTCAGCGTTTACAAGATGGAGGATATGCTTTAGGGACCGTTTCAAATGGGATTTATATTCTGTCAAAAGAAGGGCAATTAAGATACCATATTTCGCAAAGTAAAGGTTTGAGCAACAATACCGCCCTGTCTTTGTTTGAAGATAAAGATCAAAATGTATGGGTGGGTCTTGATAATGGAATTAATTGTATCAATCTGCAAACACCGGTACATAATTTTACAGACGATACCGGAGTTTTGGGAACCGTATATGCATCGATTACCTATAACGGAATGTTGTATGTAGGTACCAATCAGGGATTGTTTTGTAAAAAATACCAAAGCAATGGAGATTTTCAGTTTATAAGCGGAACAAAAGGACAAGTTTGGTCGCTGTTTGTTTATGATAATACGCTTTTTTGTGGGCACGATTCCGGGACTTTTATCGTGGCGAATACCTCAGCAAGAACTATTTTCTCCGGTTCAGGAACCTGGAAATTTGAATCCGTTCCGAATGCGAAAAACCAGTTAATACAAGGGAATTATTACGGAATTTCGGTTTTAGAAAAAGTAGGGGATCAATGGCAGTTTAGAAATAAGATTCAGGGATTTGATTATTCTTCCCGTTATTTCGAAATAACAAATAATCTGGAGGTTTATGTTAGCCACGAGTACAAGGGGATTTTTAGGTTTAAACTGGACAAAAGCCTTTTAAAAGCAAAAGAATTCTATGCCTATTCAGCTCCAAAAAAAGGAAAAAATGCAAGTTTAATAAAATTCAATAATTCGATTTATTATGCTTATAAAGGAGGGATTTTTAAATTGAATCCTACCACAAAACAATTTGAAAAAGAGAAAGTACTAAGTTCTATTTTTGAAAAGGACGAATATACTTCCGGTAAATTAATTGTAGATAATTCCAACAGAATATGGCTTTTCTCTAAAAACTACATTCATTACTTCTCTGCCAGCAAACTTAGCAATCAGTTAAAACAAAACATAATTCCGATTCCGTCCTCTCTGACCAATTCGATGTTGGGTTTTGAGAATATTACACAAATTTCAAAATCAACTTATTTAATCGGAACTACTGATGGCTATTATATGCTGGATATTGATGATTTAAGTTTTAAAAACTATACCGTCTTGATTTCGGAAATTTCAATTAATAAGCAAAATCAAACGCTGAAGGATGTTGTGCTCAATGAAGAAGGACGTTTTAAATCGAATGAAAATAACATCACCTTAAACTACACCGTTCCCGAGTACAACAAATACATCAACACAGAGTATCAATATTTACTCGAAGGATTTCAAAACGATTGGAGCGAATGGAGTACAAAATCGTCGGTTAATTTTAAAAATCTGGCGCCGGGCAAATATACATTCAAATTAAAAGCTAAATACGCCAATACAATTTTGCAGAATACAGCGGTTTATACTTTTGTGGTTTTAAAACCTTGGTATTTAACCTATCTGGCTTACTTTATTTATTTCCTGTTAATCCTTATTCTGGCCTATTTTGTGAACAAAACCTATCGTAATTTTTACCGAAAACAAGAAGAGAAGTTAATCGAAGAAAACAATCTTTTGCTGGAGATAAAAGAGCTGGAAAATGAGCAGCAACTCATGAAGTTAAGAAACGAACAGTTGTCGCAAGATGTCGATACTAAAAACAGAGAGCTGGCCGTTTCGACTATGAGTTTGAATAGTAAAAATGAACTTTTGGCTTTTATCAAAGAAGATTTAAAGAAAACAGCTCAGGACGATACTAAAAACATCAAATCGGTGATCAGAACCATAAACGATAACATTACCGAAGAGGATTCGTGGAAGGTTTTTAAAGAAGCATTTGATAGTGCCGATAAAGATTTTCTAAAGCGAATTAAGCTTTTACATCCCTTATTAACACCCAACGATTTGCGCCTTTGTGCTTATTTACGATTGAATCTTTCTTCAAAAGAAATCGCTCCCTTGTTTAATATCTCCGTTCGAAGTGTGGAGATAAAAAGATATCGTTTACGCAAAAAAATGGATTTACAGCACGAAAATGGCTTAGTAGAGTACATTCTGGCTGTATAG
- the uvrA gene encoding excinuclease ABC subunit UvrA — protein sequence MQIDLSTLDPKHNIIIKGAQVHNLKNVDVAIPRNKLVVITGLSGSGKSSLAFDTLYAEGQRRYVESLSSYARQFLGRLDKPKVEYIKGIAPAIAIEQKVNTTNARSTVGTSTEIYDYMKLLYARIGRTYSPVSGQEVKKNTVTDVVSDVKTLELDSKWLLLAPIHLEEGRQLEDKLKVLLQQGFARILVNNEMVRLDEFAEAELHQFDNKDILLIIDRIVVKEEEEFYNRLADAIQTAFFEGKGICYLQELNSERRFSYSNNFELDGITFLEPNVHLFSFNNPYGACPVCEGYGNIIGIDADLVVPNTSLSIFESAIYPWRGDSMSWYKEELVKHAYKFDLPIHKPYFELSEEQKELIWSGNQYFQGLNDFFKELEEKNYKIQNRVMLSRYRGKTKCHVCRGKRLREEASYVKINGKTVSDLVDLPIKHLVTFFKNIELNVYEHQIAKRLMIEINNRLSFLTEVGLDYLTLNRNSATLSGGESQRINLATSLGSSLVGSMYILDEPSIGLHPKDSERLIKVLLSLRDLGNTVIVVEHDEDIMKAADMIIDIGPEAGTFGGHLVAQGTYPEILQSESLTAKYLNGDLEITVPKKRRKFKNHIDIVGARENNLKNINVTFPLDVLTVVTGVSGSGKSTLIKKILFPAMQKMLESASEKAGQFSEIKGSFSQIKHIEYVDQNPIGRSSRSNPVTYIKAYDDIRDLYSKEKLSKIRGYQAKHFSFNVDGGRCETCKGEGSINVEMVFMADVQLPCETCGGKRFKKEVLEITFDDKNINDILTMTIDDAIAFFEKNKQAKITQKLQPLQDVGLGYVQLGQSSSTLSGGEAQRIKLASFLVKGATKDKALFVFDEPTTGLHFHDIKKLLASFEALIDKGHSIIVIEHNLDLIKCADWIIDLGPEGGENGGHLLAVGTPEDIVKVKESVTGIYLKDKL from the coding sequence ATGCAAATCGACCTTTCTACACTCGACCCAAAACATAATATTATCATTAAAGGCGCACAAGTACATAACTTAAAAAATGTAGATGTAGCTATTCCCAGAAACAAACTCGTGGTTATTACAGGACTTTCAGGTTCCGGAAAATCGAGTTTAGCCTTTGATACCTTGTATGCCGAGGGACAGCGTCGTTATGTGGAGAGTTTGTCTTCTTATGCGCGTCAGTTTTTAGGTCGTTTAGACAAACCAAAAGTTGAATATATCAAAGGGATTGCACCGGCAATTGCGATTGAGCAAAAGGTAAATACTACCAATGCCCGATCTACTGTAGGAACATCGACTGAGATTTACGATTATATGAAACTGCTATACGCCCGAATTGGTCGTACGTACTCTCCGGTTTCAGGTCAGGAAGTAAAGAAAAATACCGTTACTGATGTTGTTTCAGATGTAAAAACATTGGAATTAGACAGCAAATGGCTTTTATTAGCTCCCATTCATCTGGAAGAAGGAAGGCAATTGGAAGACAAACTAAAAGTGCTTCTTCAACAAGGTTTTGCCCGTATTCTTGTGAATAATGAAATGGTTCGTCTGGATGAATTTGCTGAGGCAGAGTTACATCAATTTGACAATAAAGACATACTGCTTATTATTGACCGAATCGTTGTAAAAGAGGAAGAAGAATTCTATAATCGTCTGGCAGATGCGATACAGACTGCTTTTTTTGAAGGAAAAGGGATTTGTTATCTGCAAGAATTAAACTCAGAACGAAGATTTTCTTATTCTAATAATTTTGAATTGGATGGCATTACGTTTTTAGAACCAAATGTTCATTTATTCAGTTTCAACAACCCCTACGGTGCTTGTCCGGTTTGTGAAGGTTATGGAAATATTATCGGAATAGATGCCGATCTGGTGGTTCCGAATACTTCTTTATCTATTTTCGAAAGCGCCATCTATCCCTGGAGAGGTGATAGTATGAGCTGGTACAAAGAGGAACTGGTTAAACATGCTTATAAATTTGATCTTCCTATTCATAAACCTTATTTTGAACTGTCAGAAGAACAAAAAGAGCTGATCTGGAGTGGAAATCAATATTTTCAAGGGTTAAATGATTTCTTCAAAGAGTTAGAAGAAAAAAATTATAAAATCCAAAACAGGGTAATGTTATCCCGTTACCGTGGAAAAACAAAATGCCATGTTTGTCGTGGTAAACGCCTACGCGAAGAAGCGTCCTATGTAAAAATCAATGGAAAAACGGTCTCTGACTTAGTCGATTTGCCAATTAAACATCTGGTTACTTTTTTCAAAAATATAGAACTAAACGTTTACGAACATCAAATCGCAAAACGTCTGATGATCGAAATCAATAATCGTTTGTCATTCCTAACCGAAGTAGGTTTAGACTACCTTACTTTAAACCGAAATTCTGCAACACTTTCAGGAGGAGAATCACAAAGAATTAATCTGGCTACCTCTCTCGGGAGTAGTTTGGTTGGGTCAATGTACATTCTAGATGAACCGAGTATTGGTTTGCATCCAAAAGATTCAGAACGTTTAATAAAAGTTTTACTCTCTCTGCGTGATTTAGGCAATACCGTTATTGTTGTAGAGCATGACGAAGATATCATGAAGGCAGCCGATATGATTATCGATATTGGTCCAGAAGCCGGTACTTTTGGTGGACATCTTGTGGCACAAGGTACTTATCCAGAAATCCTGCAATCAGAATCTCTGACCGCAAAGTATTTAAATGGAGATCTGGAAATTACCGTTCCGAAAAAAAGACGAAAATTCAAAAATCATATTGACATCGTTGGCGCCAGAGAAAACAACTTAAAAAATATTAATGTTACTTTTCCTTTAGACGTTTTGACAGTCGTTACCGGTGTATCCGGAAGTGGAAAAAGTACCCTGATAAAGAAAATTTTATTTCCGGCCATGCAAAAAATGCTGGAAAGTGCTTCTGAAAAAGCGGGGCAGTTTAGCGAAATAAAAGGCTCTTTTTCGCAAATAAAACATATTGAGTATGTCGATCAGAATCCGATTGGAAGAAGTTCGAGATCTAATCCTGTTACATATATCAAAGCCTATGATGATATTCGTGATTTGTACTCCAAAGAAAAACTATCAAAAATAAGAGGGTATCAGGCGAAACATTTTTCTTTTAATGTTGATGGAGGCCGATGTGAAACCTGTAAAGGAGAAGGTTCTATTAATGTTGAAATGGTCTTCATGGCCGATGTGCAGCTACCTTGCGAAACTTGTGGAGGCAAACGCTTTAAAAAAGAAGTCTTAGAAATTACTTTCGATGATAAAAACATCAACGATATCCTTACGATGACGATTGATGATGCTATTGCTTTTTTCGAAAAAAACAAACAAGCCAAGATCACTCAAAAATTACAACCGCTTCAGGATGTAGGTTTAGGGTATGTGCAATTAGGGCAATCTTCTTCTACTCTTTCAGGTGGTGAAGCGCAACGTATTAAGCTGGCTTCCTTCTTGGTAAAAGGAGCTACAAAAGACAAAGCTTTGTTTGTATTTGATGAACCTACCACCGGTTTGCATTTTCACGATATCAAAAAATTACTTGCTTCGTTTGAAGCATTAATAGATAAAGGTCATTCGATAATTGTTATTGAACACAATCTGGATCTCATCAAATGTGCTGACTGGATCATTGATTTAGGCCCGGAAGGTGGAGAAAATGGAGGTCATTTACTAGCGGTAGGAACTCCGGAAGACATTGTAAAAGTAAAAGAATCGGTTACTGGAATATATTTAAAAGACAAACTGTAG
- a CDS encoding polysaccharide biosynthesis C-terminal domain-containing protein → MGIVLNQSFKNTIITYIGFGIGAINTLYLYPVFLGATYYALTNYVLSAANVIMPLFAIGMQNTLVKFYSQYKTEKEREQFLSFTALFPIIMCIPLGIIGLLFFDDITAFVSKENPVVKEFMLLIPFIGICMAYFEIFYAWARVHMHSVFGNFIKEVGLRLFSSFALVGLYFHWITLVQFVYVTAVIYFIGFLVTMFYAFYIKRPNFQITIPANVKSVMEYTFFIILSGSVANLLLDGDKLMLNQYMKIENIAYYSVATYIALVISVPSRAMHQIVYPITAKLMHENKHDELNVLYKKTSINLQFVGGFVMLCIFVNINQLYELVPKEYSGGIPVVFMIGLSKYFDLILGNNNAIIFNTKYYRMVLYLGLLLVFLTFVLNMIFIPYWGIFGSAFATLLSITLYSLAKLQFVVKRLHLYPFTKQTIHSILITAALFLVFYFWEFPFYQLISIALKSAIVTVFYVYFNYKFNISPEINQVIKNLLKRIGISI, encoded by the coding sequence ATGGGCATTGTCTTAAATCAGTCTTTCAAAAATACCATAATTACTTATATAGGCTTCGGAATTGGAGCTATCAATACCCTTTATTTGTATCCGGTTTTTTTAGGTGCTACCTATTATGCTTTAACCAATTATGTTCTTTCCGCGGCCAATGTAATCATGCCATTGTTTGCAATCGGAATGCAAAACACATTGGTTAAATTTTATTCGCAGTATAAAACAGAAAAAGAAAGAGAGCAGTTTCTGTCGTTTACGGCATTGTTTCCTATTATAATGTGTATTCCTTTAGGGATTATTGGTTTGCTCTTCTTTGACGATATTACAGCTTTTGTTTCTAAAGAAAATCCTGTTGTAAAGGAATTTATGCTTCTGATTCCTTTTATCGGAATTTGTATGGCTTATTTTGAAATTTTTTATGCCTGGGCAAGAGTACACATGCATTCGGTTTTTGGAAATTTTATTAAAGAAGTAGGATTGAGATTGTTTTCTTCGTTTGCATTAGTTGGTTTGTATTTTCATTGGATTACCTTGGTGCAATTTGTTTACGTTACGGCAGTAATTTATTTTATTGGCTTTCTGGTGACGATGTTTTATGCCTTTTACATAAAAAGACCCAATTTTCAGATTACAATTCCAGCGAATGTAAAAAGTGTAATGGAATATACTTTCTTTATTATTCTATCAGGAAGTGTAGCAAATTTACTTTTGGACGGGGATAAACTGATGCTGAATCAATACATGAAAATTGAGAATATTGCCTATTACTCTGTTGCGACCTATATTGCGTTGGTAATTTCGGTTCCAAGTCGGGCGATGCATCAGATTGTATATCCAATTACAGCAAAATTGATGCACGAAAATAAACATGATGAACTGAATGTTTTATACAAAAAAACCTCAATAAACCTACAGTTCGTCGGTGGTTTTGTAATGCTGTGCATTTTTGTAAACATCAATCAATTGTACGAATTGGTTCCTAAAGAATACAGCGGGGGAATTCCTGTAGTGTTTATGATTGGATTGTCGAAGTACTTCGATTTGATTTTAGGAAATAATAATGCCATTATTTTTAATACCAAATACTACCGAATGGTGCTGTATTTAGGATTACTGCTGGTGTTTTTGACTTTTGTTTTAAACATGATCTTTATTCCGTATTGGGGAATATTCGGTTCTGCATTTGCGACTTTATTGTCTATTACTTTATACAGCTTAGCTAAATTGCAATTTGTGGTTAAGAGACTGCATCTGTATCCGTTTACAAAACAGACGATACATTCTATTTTAATAACAGCTGCTTTGTTTTTAGTGTTTTATTTTTGGGAATTTCCTTTTTATCAATTGATTAGCATTGCCTTAAAATCCGCTATAGTAACTGTTTTTTATGTTTATTTCAATTATAAGTTCAATATCTCACCTGAAATCAATCAGGTTATTAAGAATCTTTTAAAAAGAATCGGAATTAGCATTTAA
- a CDS encoding glycosyltransferase family 4 protein, protein MEQKKLLIITYYFPPAGGPGVQRWLKFVKYLPDFNVQPIVYVPENPTYPIVDEALVNEVSDQVIVLKNKIMEPYQLAALFSKNKTKKISSGIFPQKKKQTFLDKLFLWVRGNLFIPDARVLWVKPSVSYLEKYIKENNIDTIVTSGPPHSLHLIGLELKEKLNVKWFADFRDPWTTIGYHKALRLSAYAAKKHKKLEHKVLNSADTIIVTSKTTKTEFQAITSKPISVITNGYDIENVEKQTLDTKFTLAHIGSFLSDRNPRFLWESLIELLQEVPDFKTHLEIKLIGAVSQEVLDAIKEFNLEGYLNLLGYVSHHEAIAHQKKSQVLLLIEINSEDTRSIIPGKLFEYMVSNRPIIAIGPQGSDFADIIKETNTGVFFDYSEKAKLKSVILDFYNQYLEGKLQANGVGLQQYSRKNLTKQLAQLISE, encoded by the coding sequence TTGGAACAAAAAAAGCTCTTAATCATTACCTATTATTTCCCACCTGCCGGAGGGCCTGGTGTACAACGTTGGTTGAAATTTGTAAAGTACTTACCTGACTTTAATGTTCAGCCTATCGTTTATGTTCCTGAAAATCCAACCTATCCAATCGTTGATGAAGCTTTGGTTAACGAAGTGTCGGATCAGGTAATTGTTCTTAAAAATAAAATTATGGAGCCTTACCAACTGGCGGCTCTTTTTTCTAAAAATAAAACAAAGAAAATCAGTTCGGGAATCTTTCCACAAAAGAAAAAGCAAACGTTTCTGGATAAACTTTTTCTTTGGGTCAGAGGGAATCTTTTTATTCCGGATGCCCGTGTTTTATGGGTAAAACCTTCTGTTTCTTATCTTGAAAAATACATCAAAGAAAACAATATAGATACGATTGTAACTTCGGGTCCACCGCACAGTTTGCATTTAATCGGATTAGAATTAAAAGAAAAACTAAATGTAAAATGGTTTGCTGATTTCCGCGATCCGTGGACTACAATTGGCTATCATAAAGCATTGCGTTTATCTGCTTACGCTGCGAAAAAACATAAAAAATTAGAGCATAAAGTACTTAATTCGGCAGATACGATTATTGTAACCAGTAAAACGACGAAAACGGAGTTTCAGGCGATCACCAGTAAACCAATTTCGGTAATTACAAACGGTTATGATATTGAAAATGTTGAAAAACAAACGTTGGATACCAAGTTTACTCTGGCTCATATCGGATCCTTTCTTTCAGATCGCAACCCTCGTTTTTTATGGGAAAGTCTGATCGAATTGCTTCAGGAAGTTCCGGATTTTAAGACGCATTTAGAAATAAAATTAATTGGTGCCGTAAGTCAGGAAGTATTAGATGCTATCAAGGAGTTTAATCTGGAGGGATATTTAAACCTATTGGGTTATGTTTCGCATCATGAAGCTATTGCGCATCAGAAAAAATCACAGGTTTTGCTGCTGATCGAAATTAATTCAGAAGATACCAGAAGTATTATTCCGGGTAAATTGTTTGAATATATGGTGTCAAACAGACCTATAATAGCAATTGGACCACAAGGTTCTGATTTCGCGGATATTATAAAGGAAACAAATACAGGTGTATTTTTTGATTATTCTGAAAAAGCGAAACTAAAAAGTGTAATTTTGGACTTTTATAATCAATATTTGGAAGGGAAATTACAAGCGAATGGCGTTGGTTTGCAACAATATTCGAGAAAAAACCTAACCAAACAGTTAGCACAGTTGATTAGCGAATAA